In Trifolium pratense cultivar HEN17-A07 linkage group LG7, ARS_RC_1.1, whole genome shotgun sequence, a genomic segment contains:
- the LOC123894782 gene encoding NF-X1-type zinc finger protein NFXL2, with translation MMASSKHRPPPPQQLSDSDSDGGSSTSTLLRHSDLSESIFKSYFNFSGHSSTNATSADLSKIQSFLTSSSSGALSCLICLERIKPSDPTWSCTSLCFAVFHLFCIQSWSRQASDLAAARAVTRLSISPDQASDTSLWNCPKCRVEYPKTLIPKTYLCFCGKLENPPSDDPWVLPHSCGDVCGRSLKNNCGHHCLLLCHPGPCPSCPQLVKVRCFCGSHQDVRRCGFKEFSCEAPCSKLLDCGVHKCVEICHLGACPPCRARGVYRCQCGKVKVERECCDRVFRCDDPCEKKLSCGKHVCERGCHSGECGECPLQGKRTCPCGKRVYEGMPCDAPMQVCGATCDKMLSCGYHRCHERCHRGQCIQTCRIVVKKCCRCGSLKKDVPCYQDLACERKCQTLRDCGRHPCKRRCCDGDCPPCSEICGKRLRCRNHKCQSPCHRGPCAPCPIMVTISCACGETHFEVPCGTEMDQKPPKCRKQCPIKPLCRHALICKPHKCHYGACPPCRLPCAEEYQCGHACKLRCHGARPPPNLEFTLKPKKKKNTQQSEIVPGTQCPPCPELEWRSCVGQHMGAERMMVCSNKSQFSCENLCGNPLPCGNHYCTKTCHPLENQSSTNQSIRSEACEDCLLSCQKERKPKCQHHCPRRCHPGDCPPCKVLVKRSCHCGAMVHAFECIYYNSLSAKDQETARSCGGPCHRKMPNCTHLCPETCHPGECPNPDKCGKKVTVRCKCQTLKKEWLCQDVQAAHNRAGCNPSDIPKNQFGVGLIPCNSDCKSKVQVVESELQLRKSRVTEVKEPDNEKSVPKRRKRRERVVESNEPTILQKIISRTKQVLLFIFFLFILVAATHYGYKGLLQLNDWMNKVDEQRHRSSRIR, from the exons ATGATGGCATCATCAAAACACCGCCCACCACCGCCACAACAACTCTCCGACTCAGATTCCGACGGTGGCTCCTCCACTTCTACACTCCTCCGTCACTCAGACCTCTCCGAATCTATATTCAAATCCTACTTCAATTTCTCCGGCCACTCCTCAACCAATGCCACCTCCGCCGATCTCTCCAAGATCCAATCATTCCTCACTTCCTCCTCCTCCGGCGCTCTTTCCTGCCTCATTTGTCTCGAACGCATCAAACCCTCCGATCCCACATGGTCCTGCACCTCCCTATGCTTCGCTGTATTCCATCTCTTCTGCATTCAAAGCTGGTCCCGTCAAGCTTCCGATCTCGCCGCCGCACGCGCCGTCACTCGTCTCTCCATTTCACCTGATCAAGCCTCTGATACATCTCTCTGGAATTGCCCCAAATGTAGAGTTGaatatcccaaaaccttaatcCCTAAAACCTATCTATGTTTCTGTGGAAAATTGGAGAATCCTCCAAGTGATGATCCTTGGGTTTTACCTCATTCTTGTGGTGATGTTTGTGGTAGATCTTTGAAGAACAATTGTGGGCACCATTGTTTGCTTTTATGCCATCCTGGACCATGTCCATCTTGCCCACAACTTGTTAAAGTTCGTTGCTTTTGTGGGTCTCATCAAGATGTTCGAAGATGTGGGTTTAAAGAGTTTTCTTGTGAAGCTCCTTGTTCAAAGTTATTGGATTGTGGTGTGCATAAGTGTGTTGAGATTTGCCACCTTGGCGCATGTCCGCCTTGTCGGGCGCGTGGTGTTTATAGGTGTCAATGTGGGAAGGTGAAAGTGGAGAGGGAGTGTTGTGATCGTGTTTTTCGATGTGATGATCCCTGTGAGAAGAAGCTTAGTTGTGGGAAGCATGTTTGTGAGAGAGGGTGTCATTCTGGTGAATGTGGCGAGTGTCCTTTACAAGGGAAGAGAACATGTCCTTGTGGAAAAAGGGTATATGAAGGAATGCCTTGTGATGCTCCTATGCAGGTTTGTGGAGCTACTTGTGATAAAATGTTATCCTGTGGGTATCATAGGTGTCATGAACGATGCCACCGTGGACAATGTATCCAGACTTGTAGGATTGTTGTGAAGAAATGTTGTCGCTGTGGTAGCCTCAAGAAAGAT GTACCTTGCTATCAAGATTTGGCATGTGAGAGGAAGTGTCAGACGTTGCGCGACTGTGGTAGGCATCCTTGTAAACGCCGCTGCTGTGATGGAGATTGCCCTCCGTGCTCAGAG ATATGTGGTAAGAGGCTTCGCTGTAGGAACCATAAATGCCAATCTCCATGCCATAG AGGTCCCTGTGCTCCTTGTCCTATTATGGTGACAATTTCGTGTGCATGTGGGGAGACACATTTTGAG GTTCCATGTGGTACAGAAATGGATCAAAAACCACCTAAATGCCGTAAACAATGTCCTATTAAGCCTTTGTGCCGACATGCATTAATCTGCAAG CCACACAAATGCCATTATGGAGCCTGCCCTCCTTGTCGCCTACCTTGTGCAGAAGAGTACCAATGTGGCCATGCATGCAAATTAAG GTGTCATGGTGCAAGGCCTCCTCCAAATCTAGAATTTACTCTTAaaccaaagaaaaagaagaatacaCAACAAAGTGAAATTGTTCCCGGCACTCAATGCCCTCCTTGCCCGGAACTAGAATGGAGATCATGTGTAGGGCAGCACATGGGAGCAGAGCGAATG ATGGTCTGCTCTAATAAATCACAGTTCTCCTGTGAAAATTTATGTGGTAATCCTCTACCGTGTGGTAATCATTATTGTACTAAAACCTGTCATCCCTTGGAGAACCAGTCTTCCACGAACCAGTCAATAAGAAGTGAGGCTTGTGAAGATTGTTTGCTTTCTTGCCAAAAG gaaagaaaGCCTAAGTGTCAACATCACTGTCCTCGGCGATGCCATCCTGGAGATTGCCCCCCATGCAAGGTGTTAGTTAAACGGTCATGTCATTGTGGTGCAATGGTCCATGCTTTTGAGTGTATTTATTACAACAGCCTTTCTGCAAAGGATCAAGAGACTGCCCGGTCATGTGGTGGACCATGTCATAG AAAGATGCCAAATTGTACGCATCTATGCCCAGAGACATGTCATCCTGGTGAATGCCCAAATCCTGATAAATGCGGTAAAAAG GTCACTGTTCGGTGCAAATGCCAAACACTGAAAAAGGAGTGGCTTTGTCAAGATGTTCAAGCAGCACATAATCGTGCCGGTTGCAATCCAAGTGATATACCAAAAAATCAATTTGGAGTTGGACTTATTCCTTGCAATTCGGACTGTAAGAGTAAAGTGCAGGTTGTTGAGTCAGAACTGCAATTACGGAAATCTAGAGTTACCGAG GTAAAGGAGCCAGATAATGAAAAATCAGTTCCAAAGCGACGAAAAAGGCGGGAGCGGGTAGTAGAATCCAATGAACCGACAATACTACAG AAAATAATTTCCAGAACAAAGCAGGTTCTtctatttatctttttcttattCATACTTGTTGCCGCTACTCATTATGGATACAAGGGACTACTACAGCTCAATGATTGGATGAATAAAGTTGACGAACAAAGACATAGATCTTCACGAATCAGATGA
- the LOC123894783 gene encoding putative serine/threonine-protein kinase-like protein CCR3 — MLCIPPFSIVNNYHLQNFHHNVNILFKLSFHFISSVFPANEAQKNSPNHYFPFSLMKKPPSTSVFTAVTTTIVIIIFYLSSSSNALGSGTTLSVTDSPATVCGITSGHSKQSIQCYRQGKIFHILPNVSFSLISGGRSYFCGLRSGNYSLHCWDTSSSFQSKRLYVNVNDSVLLENLSVGDSQVCATVVGTGTVRCWRTDEGFESSGSDRFGSISSGSNFSCGILKNGSKVRCWGEKVIAERLQNEFSNISMLSIVAGGSHVCGLNSTGFLVCKGSNSSGQIDVPQGGAFEYGELALGDEHGCAIRRKNSSVVCWGGKGKFLVNFIERVSFELIVSASNFTCGLTTTNFTVICWGPGWSNGSNVSESDVPLSRILPGPCVQSSCSECGIYPDSQSLCSSTSHYICNPNICNTQITSPPLQPPSVQPPPPPPVSRSRSKTLTRGLLIFAIVGSVGGFIGICSIIYCLWTGVCFGKKKVHSSVQPTVTRGSSSGSNTSSSSINSIKSVIMRQGSRIMRRQRSGPSSTKHQERAEEFSLSELIAATNHFSLQHKIGAGSFGIVYRGKLFDGREVAIKRGETGLKVKKFQEKESAFESELAFLSRLHHKHLVRLVGYCEDKDERLLVYEYMKNGSLHSHLHDKNNVEKSSSLLNSWNMRIKIALDASRGIEYLHNYAVPSIIHRDIKSSNILLDATWTARVSDFGLSLMSPESDINYKPTKTAGTVGYIDPEYYGLNVLTAKSDVYGLGVVLLELLTGKRAIFRNDEDGGNPSSLVDFAVPAILAGELMKILDSRVGLPEAESNESEAVELMAYTAVHCVNLEGKDRPTMADIVANLERALLICEGGSNHEIESISSVTISVVSD, encoded by the coding sequence ATGCTATGCATTCCACCATTTTCAATAGTCAACAACTACCACCTTCAAAATTTCCACCATAACGTAAACATACTATTCAAACTATCCTTTCATTTCATTTCCTCTGTTTTTCCTGCCAATGAAGCACAAAAAAACTCTCCAAATCattattttccattttctttAATGAAGAAACCACCGTCCACCTCCGTCTTCACCGCCGTCACAACCACCatcgtcatcatcatcttctatctttcatcttcttccaatGCTTTAGGCTCTGGTACAACCCTCTCCGTCACAGACTCCCCTGCCACTGTCTGTGGCATCACATCAGGCCATTCAAAACAGAGCATTCAGTGTTACCGTCAAGGCAAAATTTTCCACATTCTCCCTAACGTTTCATTTTCGTTAATCTCCGGTGGAAGAAGCTACTTCTGTGGTCTCAGGTCTGGTAACTATAGTTTACATTGTTGGGATACTTCATCTTCGTTTCAAAGTAAGAGACTTTACGTTAATGTTAATGATTCTGTTTTATTGGAGAATCTCTCTGTTGGAGATTCTCAAGTTTGTGCTACGGTGGTCGGAACTGGAACAGTTCGTTGTTGGAGAACTGATGAGGGTTTTGAGTCATCTGGGTCGGACCGATTCGGTTCGATTTCATCTGGGTCGAATTTTTCTTGTGGGATTTTGAAAAATGGTTCAAAAGTTCGATGTTGGGGTGAGAAAGTTATTGCAGAACGGTTACAGAATGAGTTTAGTAACATTTCTATGTTGAGTATTGTAGCTGGTGGTTCACATGTTTGTGGTTTGAATTCAACTGGTTTTTTGGTTTGTAAAGGAAGTAATAGTTCTGGACAAATTGATGTTCCACAAGGTGGTGCTTTTGAGTATGGTGAATTAGCACTTGGTGATGAACATGGTTGTGCAATTAGGAGAAAGAATAGTTCTGTTGTTTGTTGGGGTGGAAAAGGGAAATTTTTGGTGAATTTTATTGAAAGGGTTTCTTTTGAGTTGATTGTTTCTGCTTCCAATTTTACTTGTGGATTGACAACAACTAATTTTACTGTTATTTGTTGGGGACCTGGTTGGTCTAATGGATCAAATGTTTCTGAATCTGATGTTCCGTTGTCTCGGATTCTTCCGGGGCCTTGTGTTCAATCTTCTTGTAGTGAGTGTGGTATATATCCTGATTCTCAATCATTGTGTTCTAGCACAAGTCATTATATTTGTAACCCAAATATATGTAACACTCAAATAACAAGTCCGCCACTGCAGCCGCCGTCAGTTCAaccacctccaccaccaccgGTGTCTCGTTCTCGATCGAAGACATTGACAAGGGGATTATTGATTTTTGCAATTGTTGGATCAGTGGGAGGTTTTATTGGTATATGTTCAATAATCTATTGCTTATGGACAGGTGTTTGTTTTGGTAAAAAGAAAGTGCACAGTTCTGTGCAACCAACAGTTACAAGAGGTAGTAGCAGCGGTTCAAATACTAGTTCGTCTTCGATTAATTCGATTAAATCGGTGATTATGCGTCAAGGTTCGAGAATAATGAGGCGGCAGAGGAGTGGACCTTCGTCAACTAAGCATCAAGAAAGGGCGGAGGAGTTTTCTCTATCTGAGCTTATAGCAGCTACAAACCATTTCTCACTACAGCACAAAATTGGTGCCGGAAGCTTTGGTATTGTGTATAGAGGAAAATTATTCGACGGTCGCGAGGTAGCAATCAAGAGAGGTGAAACAGGTTTGAAGGTTAAAAAGTTTCAAGAGAAAGAGAGTGCATTTGAGTCTGAATTAGCTTTTTTGTCGCGTTTACATCACAAACACTTGGTTAGACTAGTTGGTTATTGTGAGGACAAAGATGAGAGGCTTTTGGTGTATGAGTACATGAAAAATGGTTCATTGCATAGTCATTTGCATGATAAGAACAATGTGGAAAAAAGTAGCAGTTTGTTGAATTCATGGAATATGAGAATCAAAATTGCTTTGGATGCTTCAAGAGGAATAGAGTATCTGCATAATTATGCAGTTCCTTCAATAATTCATAGAGATATTAAGTCTTCAAATATTCTTCTTGATGCAACTTGGACAGCAAGAGTATCTGATTTTGGATTATCATTGATGAGTCCAGAATCTGATATCAATTACAAACCAACAAAAACAGCAGGAACAGTTGGTTATATCGATCCCGAGTACTATGGTTTAAATGTGTTAACAGCAAAGAGTGATGTATATGGACTTGGAGTTGTATTACTCGAATTATTAACAGGAAAAAGAGCTATATTTCGAAATGATGAAGATGGAGGAAATCCATCAAGTCTAGTAGATTTTGCAGTGCCTGCTATTTTAGCTGGTGAATTGATGAAAATTTTGGACTCAAGAGTTGGACTGCCGGAGGCGGAGAGTAATGAATCGGAGGCAGTCGAGTTAATGGCATATACTGCTGTGCATTGTGTGAATTTGGAAGGGAAAGATAGACCAACTATGGCTGATATTGTTGCCAATTTGGAGAGGGCATTGCTTATTTGTGAGGGTGGTAGTAACCATGAGATCGAAAGCATTTCGAGTGTTACTATCTCTGTTGTTTCAGATTGA